In Stomoxys calcitrans chromosome 2, idStoCalc2.1, whole genome shotgun sequence, the following proteins share a genomic window:
- the LOC106087928 gene encoding guanine nucleotide-binding protein subunit alpha-11-like — protein MDCIRACFLTDEEIKEWDRNKEVEKNLLKWQRETSSEIKVLLLGTGESGKSTFIRQMRIIYDEGYSEEERDGYKVLILGTILKSMEALVKAMDNLQISYEHKYNLRNAQLITNVKIDDFLNATDMYASALKDLWNDAGVQHCFQRRREYHIADSIKYYVSHTDRIADANYVPSNDDILHMRAPTTGLVEYKIKIRNTVFRMIDVGGQRSERRKWIHCFDRVQLIIFLVAISEYDQILEETMDQNRLLESRSVFTTLCNNEWFCDTPFLVFFNKIDLLEEKIMYSDLAVFFPEYQGPKQDHMKAREFLRDMFLQLTTRRKFYKHFTCATDTNQIKTILEVVRNTVIKRLLDQQDCY, from the coding sequence aaaaaatttattaaaatggcAACGCGAAACAAGTTCCGAAATTAAAGTGCTGCTCCTGGGAACTGGAGAGTCTGGCAAATCCACATTTATTCGGCAAATGCGCATAATATACGACGAAGGATATTCCGAGGAGGAAAGAGATGGCTACAAGGTGCTAATATTGGGAACCATACTCAAATCAATGGAGGCCTTGGTTAAAGCCATGGACAACTTGCAGATAAGCTATGAGCACAAGTATAATTTGCGCAATGCCCAGCTCATTACCAATGTCAAGATCGACGATTTTTTGAATGCAACAGATATGTACGCAAGTGCCCTCAAAGATCTGTGGAATGATGCAGGCGTGCAGCATTGTTTCCAGAGACGTAGAGAATATCATATAGCCGATTCGATTAAATACTATGTGAGCCATACAGACCGCATTGCAGATGCGAATTATGTGCCCAGTAACGATGATATTTTGCATATGCGTGCACCCACGACAGGACTGgtggaatacaaaattaaaataaggaATACTGTTTTTCGAATGATCGATGTTGGTGGGCAGCGTTCGGAACGCCGCAAGTGGATTCATTGCTTTGATCGCGTCCAATTGATTATATTTTTAGTCGCCATTTCAGAATATGATCAAATTCTAGAAGAGACGATGGATCAGAATCGCCTGCTAGAATCCAGAAGTGTCTTCACAACTCTTTGCAATAATGAGTGGTTCTGCGACACCCCGTTCTTGGTGTTCTTTAACAAAATCGACCTATTGGAGGAAAAAATCATGTATTCCGACTTGGCAGTATTCTTTCCTGAGTACCAAGGTCCGAAGCAAGACCATATGAAAGCAAGAGAATTTTTACGGGATATGTTCTTGCAGTTAACTACacgaagaaaattttacaaacatttCACTTGTGCAACAGACACCAATCAGATTAAAACCATCCTTGAAGTAGTTCGAAATACAGTAATAAAGAGACTTTTGGATCAACAGGATTGTTACTAA
- the LOC106087925 gene encoding guanine nucleotide-binding protein subunit alpha-11 translates to MDLLRACFLTDQEKAELNRHNKAQSDLMKWAQEKRSEIRLLLLGTGESGKSTFIRQMRIIYGNGFSEEERRGCKVLILGTILKSVQCVVKAMDHLQISFEHKYNLHNAQLIGNVKVDDFMAVTDMYASAIKDLWNDAGTQQCFQRRREYQVDDSMKYYASHIDRIAEAKYVPTDEDILHMRAPTTGLVEYEIKIRKNSFFFIDVGGQRSERRKWIHCFDRVQLIIFLVAISEYDQILEETKDRNRLIESRSVFTTLCNSEWFSGTPFLVFFNKIDLLAEKIMYSHLAAFFPEYQGPKQDHMKAREFLRDMFLQLTMGRKFYKHFTCATDTSQIKTVLEVVQNTIIRSILNQQNCY, encoded by the coding sequence ATGGATCTCCTTAGAGCGTGTTTTTTGACAGATCAAGAAAAAGCAGAACTGAATCGTCATAATAAAGCGCAAAGCGATTTAATGAAATGGGCACAGGAAAAACGATCGGAGATTAGATTGCTGCTCTTGGGAACTGGGGAATCGGGCAAATCCACATTTATTCGGCAAATGCGTATTATATACGGCAATGGATTTTCCGAAGAGGAGAGAAGAGGTTGCAAAGTGCTAATCTTAGGAACTATACTTAAATCAGTGCAGTGCGTGGTAAAGGCCATGGATCACCTACAGATTAGCTTTGAGCACAAATATAATTTGCACAACGCCCAGCTCATAGGCAATGTCAAGGTAGACGATTTTATGGCTGTAACTGATATGTACGCAAGTGCCATTAAAGATCTGTGGAATGATGCAGGCACTCAGCAATGTTTCCAGAGACGCAGGGAATATCAAGTAGACGATTCGATGAAATACTATGCTAGCCATATAGATCGCATCGCAGAGGCGAAGTATGTGCCCACTGATGAGGATATTTTACATATGCGTGCACCCACGACGGGTCTTGTGGAATACGAAATTAAAATAAGGAAAAACTCTTTCTTTTTCATTGATGTTGGTGGGCAGCGTTCGGAACGCCGCAAATGGATTCATTGCTTTGATCGAGTccaattaattatatttttagtCGCCATCTCAGAATATGATCAAATTCTAGAAGAGACGAAGGATCGCAATCGTCTGATAGAATCTAGAAGTGTCTTCACAACTTTATGCAATAGTGAGTGGTTCAGTGGCACCCCTTTTTTAGTGTTCTTTaacaaaatcgatttattggcGGAAAAAATCATGTATTCCCACTTGGCAGCATTCTTTCCTGAGTACCAAGGTCCAAAGCAAGACCATATGAAAGCAAGAGAATTTTTACGGGACATGTTCTTGCAATTAACTATGGGCAGAAAATTCTACAAACATTTTACTTGTGCTACGGATACCAGTCAGATTAAAACCGTCCTAGAAGTAGTTCAAAATACAATAATAAGGAGCATTTTAAATCAACAGAATTGCTACTAA